The DNA segment TAAAGGGCATGCAGGAAAATGGCCTTGCCGAAGGCCAGATCTTTAAGCGTGCGACCCTGGAAGGGCTGGCCCAGGAGCTTCAGCGCCAGTATGTGGCGCAGGGGCGTTACGGTGCCAGTGTAAAAACCGAAGTGAAAGAGTTGCCGCGAAATCAGGTAGAACTCAAGATTATTGTGGATGAGGGCTCGGTCGCTGCCATCAAGCATATTAATATTGTCGGCAATCGCGCCTTTTCCGATGAGGAACTGGCGGAAATTTTTGAACTACAGACTACGGGCTGGTTGTCCTGGCTGCGCAGTGACGACAAATATTCCCGAGAGAAACTGACTGGCGATTTGGAACGTCTGGAGTCTTATTACCTAGACCGCGGTTATCTCGATTTCCAGATTGACTCCACCCAGGTCTCCCTGAGCCCGGACAAACGCAGTGTTTTTATTACTGTGAATGTGATCGAGGGCGATGTTTATACCGTGAGTGAGGTGGATCTGGCTGGTGACCCGGTTGTTCCGGAGGAGGAAATCCAGCGGTTACTGCTTGTGCGCGAGGGCCAGACTTTCTCCCAGGTGCTGATGACCACCACTTCCGATTATATTACCAAGCGCCTGGGCAATGAAGGGTATACCTTTGCGGAGGTCAACGGCATCCCCGAGCCGAATAGAGAAGAAAAGACGGTGAAGGTCACCTTCTTTATTAATCCCGGCAAGCGCGCCTATGTACGACGTATCAATTTTCGCGGCAATACCCGCACCTCAGATGAAGTATTGCGCCGCGAAATGCGCCAGATGGAATCCGCTTCGGCCTCGTCTGCACGTATTGAACAGTCAAAAGTCCGCCTCGAACGGCTCGGCTTCTTTAAGGAGGTTGAGGTTGAAACTACCGAAGTTCCGGGAACCTCAGACCAGATTGATGTGGAGTATACGGTCGAGGAGCAACCCTCTGGTTCTATTGGCGGAACCCTCGGCTATGCCGAGACCAGCGGCCTTGTACTGGGGGCCAATATTCAGGAAAACAACTGGATGGGCACGGGTAAATCGGTTGGCATTGGTTTGAATGCTTCAACATACCAGACCGCTGTTAACTTTTCCTATCTGGACCCTTACTTTACGCCAGATGGCGTCAGTCGTGGCTTCAATATTTATTATCGAAAAAATGACTATTCTGAGGTCAACCTGTCTGAATTTAATACCGAAACTTATGGTGGTGGTGTGAGTTTTGGTTATCCGGTCTCTGAAATCTCCCGTGTGGGTTTGAATATTGGGCTCAGTCACCTCGAGCTCTCTACAAGTTCGACTTCGGTGCAGGAAATTGCTTCGAGCCCGACTCCACTGATTGGGATAGACGGGGTTATTACCAGGGTAGATTCTCAGGAAGTGGTTGCAGCTTCCCAAGAGGAGGATCCTGTAGATTTGGACTTGGCAATGCCACTCACTGAGGGCTTGTTTCCTTCCGATGGTTTTATTGATCGTTACGGGGATTCGTTTGATAACCTGAGTCTGACCGCCTCCTATGCGCGCTCCACGTTGAACCGCGGGATTCTGGCCACGCGCGGGGCCTCTCAAAATTTTTCCGTGGAATTCACCGTACCCGGCAGTGATCTTGAATATTATAAGTTTATCTATACCGGCCAGTATTTCCGCCCACTGACCAGAAGCCTGACTTTGCGCCTGCGTACCCGTTTGGGTTACGGGGATGGTTATGGGAACCTCGACGAGTTGCCGTTTTTTGAAAACTTTTATGCCGGGGGCTTCGGATCGGTACGCGGGTTTGAGCGCAATACTCTTGGGCCCCGGTCTACGCCTGCGGAACGGCTGACTTTGTTACCTTGTGCGACCGTAGATGGAGAAATTACTCAAACTTGCTATGCGGTAGATTCTGATGGTCGCTTAGATACTTTTCCGGTTGATGATGCAGACCCCTTCGGCGGCAATATCTTAATTGAAGGCAGTGCAGAGGTGATATTCCCATTGCCGTTTATCAAGGATCAACGGTCTCTGCAGTCGGCCTTCTTTATCGATGCAGGCAATGTATTCGATACCAGCTGTGGCGATACCCAGATTAACTGTTACGATGTAGATTTTGGTAAAATGAATATTTCCGCGGGTTTGGGTCTGACCTGGATTACCGGTTTTGGCCCGCTTACCTTCAGTTTGGCCAAGCCATTGAAGAAAAACGAGGATGATGAGGAGGAGGTCTTCCAGTTTACCCTGGGTAACAGCTTCTAACCTTACAGTCTCACAGGAAAGGGTATGTATGGTGCAAATCGAGCACCGTAAAAATAACATTGATTGGAGAAACAAAAGTGCTTAAAAGTGTGAAAACTATCGCAGTTCTGCTAGTTGGTATGACTCTGTCCGGCGCTGCACTGGCGCAGACCAAAATTGCGATATTAAATCTGCAGGCTGCCATCATGAGCACGGATGTGGCCAAGTCAAAAGTGAATTCTTTAAAAACCAGCTCCGAATACTCCAAGCTGCAAAGTAGCGCGGAGTCGATTCGTTCCGAGGTGCAGAAAATGCAAGAGGATGCCCAGAAAAACAGTGTGACCTGGTCCGATGAGCAGAAGACCGAGTACCAGCGCAAGGTGAATTTCAAACGCTCCGATTTCGAGACCGCGGTTAAAAAGTTGCGCGCGATGGAGGCCCAGGTAGGTCAGGAAATACAAACTTCCCTGGGACCCAAGGCCAAGGCCGCACTGGAAGCGATTATCAAAGAGCAGAAGCTGGATCTGGTATTGGATGCCAATACAGCGTTTTTTGCCAGCCCCCAGGTCGACCTCACGCTGGCAGTTGTAAAGCGCATGAATGCAGAAAAGTAATCCCTAGCTTCTATGAGTGACAATTTGTCTCTGGCCCATCTTGCACGGGTACTGGGCGCTGAGCTGCGTCTGGCGCCCGGTGTGGACTCCCGATACGAAATTTCCGGTCTCAGTACTTTGCAGGATGCCGGAGCCAGCCACCTGGCTTTCCTGGCCAGTGCCGCCTACCGCCGCTTCCTAAAAAATACTGCTGCCGGTGCGGTGTTGGTCACTGAGGAGTTTGCCGACGATTGCCCGGTTTCCGTGCTCTGTGTCGAAAATCCCTATCTCGCTTTTGCCCGTGCGACAGCCCTGTTTAACTCAGCACCACAAGCGGAGGTCGGTATTCATCCCTCGGCAGCGGTTCACCCCGATGCTGAAATTGCCTCCAGTGCCAGTGTGGCCGCCGGCGCTGTAGTGGAAAGATATGCCAAAATTGGCCCCAATGTCTCTCTGGGGGCCAATTGCTTTGTGGGGGAGGGGGCTATTATAGGTGCGGGCAGTTGTTTGCACGCCGGTGCTGTTGTGCACCACCGTTGCAGCCTGGGCAGAGATTGTATTATCCACAGTCAGGCGGTAATTGGGGCCGATGGTTTCGGCTTTGCACATCACCAGCAGGAGTGGATCAAGATTTATCAACTCGGCGGGGTAAATATTGGCGATGATGTCGAAATAGGAGCCAATACCTGTGTTGATCGCGGGGCCCTGGGCGATACCATTATTGGCAGCGGGGTTAAGATCGACAATCTGGTTCAAATCGCGCACAATGTGAAGATTGGTGACTACACAGCCATTGCTGCTTGTTCAGGGATTGCCGGCAGTGCAGTCATTGGGAAGCATTGTGCCCTGGCTGGGTGCTCGCGTATCGCAGGGCATGTGACGATTGCCGATGGCTGTACTGTGACCGCCGATACTTTTGTGACCAAGTCCATTGACAGTCCGGGCAGTTATTCCGGTGCCCTGCCTTTTTCCGATAGCCCTACCTGGCGCCGCAATGCGGTGCGTTTTGGGCGGCTGGACAAAATGGCGAAGAGGCTGAAGGACTTGGAAAAACAGCTGGAAGCGTTGTCCCGCCATATTGATGGGGAGGGATGAAGCGGCTGGTAGTGAATGGATCAAACTTGGCTTTGTTGTTTTCGGGGCGTTTATCGCCCCGAAGTGGTTTCTGGGGGCATTTGGAATGATGGATGTATGTGAAATTCGCGAGTACCTGCCACACCGCTATCCTTTTTTGCTGGTGGACCGCGTTGTGGAGTTCGAAACGGGAAAGTCTATCAAGGGCTATAAGAACATTTCAGTGAATGAAGAGGTTTTCAACGGGCATTTTCCGCAGATGCCCATCTTCCCTGGGGTTATGATTATTGAAGCTATGGCACAGGTCTCCGGGATTCTTGGGTTCAAAAGCTCTGGTAAGAAGCCTGAAGACGGCTACCTGTACCTCTTTGGCGGTGTCGATAAGGTGCGCTTTAAACGCCAAGTGATTCCCGGAGACCGATTGGATCTCGAATCTGTATCGGTCTCTGTACGTCGCAATATCTGGAAATTTTCCTGTCAGGCCAGTGTCGGCAGTGAACTGGCAGCTTCTGCGGAGATCCTGTGTGCTGTGAAGAAAGTGTAGCCATTTTGCACCGCCGGCATGAGAATGGCCAATCTTTCGGCTTCTCTGTTGCGGCGTTAAGTTTATGGTACCCGCAGTGTCCACTATCTGAGGAGTAGGTTCCAGAATGCAGACAACTATCCACCCCACAGCGATTGTTGACCCAACGGCAATCATTGGTTCTGGGGTGAGTATCGGCGCCTACTCTATTGTCGGACCTGGAGTGGAAATAGGGGATGGTTGTGATATTGCCTCGCATGTGGTTCTGAGTGGGCCGAGCAGTCTGGGAAAGAACAACCGTATTTACCAGTTTGCCACGGTAGGTCAGGATACTCCGGATAAGAAGTACCAGGGGGAGGAGACCACGCTGGTTGTTGGAGATAATAACGTGATCCGGGAAGGGGTAACCATTCACCGTGGCACAGTGCAAGATCGCGGAGAGACTACCATCGGCAATGATAATCTGATCATGGCTTACGCCCATGTCGGCCATGACAGTGTAATTTGCAACAATACCATTCTGGTTAACAATGTGGCCCTTGCCGGCCACGTGGTTGTGCGGGATTGGGCCATCCTCAGTGGGTATAGCTTAGTGCATCAATACTGTACCATCGGTGAGCATGCTTTTCTTGGTATGGGAGCTGCTGTTGGCAAAGATGTACCGGCATATGTGATGGTTGCCGGAAACCCGGCTGAAGCAAAAACCTTTAACGTAGAGGGATTGCGTCGTCGCGGATTCTCCCGCGAGGAAACCGCGCTGATCGGCAAGGCCTATAAAACTGTGTATAGGCGCGGGCTGACGCAACAGGAAGCTCTACAGGCACTGGTGGAGCTGCGCGAACAATCTGCTGTCATTCAGCCCTGGATTGATTCATTGCAATTCTCCACCCGCGGTATTGTCCGTTAGTCTCACGGGATTTAGGCAGAAACCGTCAGCCTCGCTTTCCCGGATGGGTCTTTGAGTGAATGACGCCTGGCTTCATGGGGCCAGCTTTCATGCAGAGGGATTTTAAGGCGTGTCAGAAGAGCATAAGCCGTTTCGCATTGGTGTGGTGGTCGGTGAGGCCTCTGGGGATATTCTGGGTGCGGGTCTAATGGCTGCACTGCAAAAGCGCCTGCCTGGGGTGGTATTCGAAGGTATCGCTGGCCCGTGTATGCTGGCTCTGGGTGCAAAATCCCTGTTTGCCATGGAGCGCCTGTCGGTGATGGGGCTGGTAGAGCCTTTGAGGCGTCTGCCTGAGCTGTTAAGAATCCGCCGTGCTCTTTGTCAGTATTTTATCAAGAATCCACCAGATCTCTTTATTGGCATCGACGCGCCGGATTTCAATTTGTCTCTGGAAGAATCCCTCAAAGTTGAGGGGATCAAAACTGTACATTATGTGAGTCCCTCAGTGTGGGCCTGGCGGCGGGGAAGGGTTAAAAAGATTGCCCGCGCAGTGAACCATATGCTGACATTGCTGCCCTTTGAGGCCAAATTTTACCGGGAAAACCAAATACCGGTAACCTTTGTCGGGCACCCTCTTGCCGATGAAATTCCATTGCAGGTCCATGGCTCAGCAAAGCGCCGGGAACTGGGTTTTGCGGATAGCGATAGAGTCATCGCCCTGCTTCCAGGCAGTCGTGCTGGAGAAGTGCGCTTACTTGGACCACTGTTCTTGCAGGCTGCCCGCTGGTGCCACCAGCGCAATCCGGATATCAGGTTTGTCCTGCCCGCCGCCAACAGACTGCGTTTTTCAGAGATCAATCAGCAGTTACAGCGTTTTAATGGGCTGCCGGTAACTGTATTGGAAGGCCACGCTCAAACGGCGCTTACCGTTGCAGACTGTGTATTGATCGCCTCGGGCACTGCCACTCTGGAAACGATGCTGTTGAAGAAACCGATGGTGGTGGCTTACAAGTTGGGCAGAGTTTCCTACGCTATTATATCCCGAATGTTACATACTCCCTGGGTGTCGCTGCCCAATCTGCTGGCGCAGAGGGAGTTGGTGCCGGAAATATTGCAAAGCGATGCCACTCCGGAAAACCTCGGGGCTGCCTTGATGCGTTACTTTGAGGATCCGCTGCTGGGGGATCAACTGCAGCGGGAATTTGATGAACTTCACCAACAGTTGCGTTGCAATGCCTCCGAACGTGCAGCGGATGCTGTCTGCAACCTGTTGAAGCAAAGTGGATAGAAATGGATGTGTCCCCAAAAAGTGCTCCCCCCTTACATTTGTACTTATCAGGGCGTGTTGCTTGCCGGTGTCGATGAGGTGGGTCGCGGCCCCCTGGCTGGGGATGTCGTTGCGGCGGCGGTCATTCTCGATCCGGCCTACCCTATTGAAGGTCTTGCCGACTCAAAAAAACTGAGCGAAAAAAAGCGTAAACTACTCTTTGATCAGATTTGTACACGTGCGCTGGATTACTCTATCGCCCGTGCCACGGTGCAGGAGATTGACCGGATCAATATTCTACAAGCCAGTTTACTGGCCATGCGCCGCGCTGTGGAACAGCTATCTGTGCAACCGGAGTATGTCTTGGTGGACGGCAATAAAAAGCCGGACTGGACTTATCCGTGTGATACGGTGGTGAAAGGAGATGACCGGGTTGCAGCCATTGCAGCGGCTTCTATTCTGGCAAAAGTGACGCGAGACCGGGAGCTGGTGGAGCTTGATAAACAATATCCGGGATATGGATTGGCCCGGCACAAAGGGTATCCGACCAAAATGCATCTACAGGCTTTGCAGCAGCTAGGCCCCAGTCCTGTGCACAGGGCGAGCTTTGCCCCGGTAAAACAATTGCTGATGGATTTGGTTTAGTTTTCGGCAGCAGGGATTCGCTCTAGCTGCTGATTTTCTTTACGCGTGCGCGAGTGATCATTGTATTGGAAACTTCCTCAATCTCCACCAGGTAGTTCTGGATAAAGAAACTGATATTGCCGTCGGGGATGCTTTCCAGATATTCCATGGCCAGGCCGTTAAAGGTTTTGGGGCCATCGGTTGGCAGGTGCCAACCCAGAGTACGATTGATATCGCGCATGGATGTGCCGCCCGCTATCCTATACCAGCCGTCTTCAGTGGCGATTATCTCTTGGTCATCGCTGGGCACCGGACTTGCGGTAAAATCACCGACGATTTCCTCCAGCAGGTCCTCCAGGGTAACAATCCCCATGACTTCGCCGTATTCGTCCACTACCAGTCCCATACGGCGTTTGGTTTTCTGGAAATTCATCAACAGTGTGGGCAGTGGTGTTGCCTCGGGTACAAAGTAGGGGTCATCGGTGAAAGATTTTAGGCGTGCTACGGAAAAATTCTGCGGGCCGTCACGCAGGATCTGCGCGGCGCGGCGCAGGTGTAGGATGCCAACCACTTGGTTGATATCGCCTGTAAAGACCGGCAGGCGGGTATAGCTGCTCTCGGCCAGTTGCTGGAGTATCTGCTCGGCAGTATGTTCCAAATCCACACCCATGACTTCGTTGCGGGGAATCATGATGTCTTCCACAGTGGCCTGGTCCAGGTCCAGTACGTTGAGCAGCATTCCCTTGTGTTTGCTGGGAAGCAAAGCGCCGGACTCAAAAACCACAGTTCTGAGTTCCTCCGGGGCCAGGTGTTCTGATTCTCCTCCCACAGTGGTCTCGACACCCACCAAACGCGCCAGCCCATTTGAAATGCTGCTGACTAACAACACCAGTGGAGTGAGTAGCCAAAGCAGCGGTTGCAAAATCAGTGACGCAGGAAAGGCGACTTTCTCCGGGTATAAGGCGGCAATGGTTTTTGGGGTTACTTCGGCAAAAATCAGGATCACGATAGTGAGTGCCGCGGTGGCATAAAATACTCCAGCATCGCCGTAGAGTTTGGTAAACACTGCGCCGGCGATGACAGAGGCAAGGATATTGACCAGGTTATTACCGATCAAAATTACCCCGATCAGCTTATCGGGTCGCACGAGCAGCTCCATGGCGCGTTTAGCGCCGCGGTGCCCGCTTTTGGCCTGGTGCCGAAGGCGATAGCGGTTCAGCGCCATCATGCTGGTTTCGGAGCTGGAAAAAAAAGCTGATATGACGACCAGCAGGGCTAGCAGGCTGAACAGCAGGCCCGGGTGGATCTCGTTCAAGGGAGAACTCTTTTTGATTCGAAGCGGAAATATTGGAGCAGAATGCCGACCTCTGCAAGTATTCCAGTCCTTTTTCTTGCCTCCCGCTACCCGCGCTGGAGAATCACCTCCAAAACCAGCTTGCTGCCAAAGTAGGCCAGCATCAGGGCGGCGAAGGCACTCAGAGTCCAGCGTACAGCGGTATTGCCGCGCCAGCCCCGCTGCCAGTGTCCCCAGAGCAGAATACTATAGAGTATCCAGGCGACAATGGAGAGGACAGTTTTGTGCATGGGTCCCTGTTCGAACAGGTTGCCTACAAAGACAAAGCCCGTCACCAGAGAGGCGGTCAAGAGTAACTGGCCAAAAGTAATCAGGCCGAAGAGCAGTGACTCCATGCTCTGCAAAGGGGGTAGTAGGCGGGCAGCTCCCACCGGCCGGTGTTTGTGCAGCTGTTGGTTCATATAGTAGAGAGAGATTGCCTGCAGTGTCGCCAGGGTTAGCAGGGAGTAAGCGGAAATGGAGAGCAGTGCATGGACGGCGATACCCGCGGATAGCTGACCGTGAAGCGTGGCTGTGCCCCAGGTATGTGAGGCGGCGAACTCCGTGATTGCCCCTATCGGGGCAAAAATCAAAATTAGCAAGGTCAGGGGGCGCCTCGCAGCAAGCACTAACAGCAGCAGGTTAACCACCCAGGTAACCAGTGACAGCATCGCCAGCAGGTCGAAGCGGTAGCCCAGGGGGGAAAACAGGGTATGCACCAGGGAGATCCCATGGGCAGTCAGCGCTGCGGCAAGTAGTGTCAGAAGCAGCCTGTTGTCTGGTTGACGCTTGCGGGCAAGGGCTGTCGCCGCAACAGCGGTAGTGGCAAGGTAGAGGGCGATGGCTGTCCAGTGGGCGTAAGCCGCCATTGATTTGATCCGTATCATTAGTGCAACTGACAGGGAGTGTGTCACAGCCCGCTTGAACAGGAAAGGTCTGGTGTTATTTCGGCTGCGCAGGTACCTAGGCTATACTGCCGCGCCTCAGCCAGGGTGTTGTGAATGGTTCCGCGGCCCTGCGCACCGGGGTTCAGTCCGCAGCCGGAGAAATCGAGGCGAATTTATGTTCGATAACCTGAGTGACCGCTTATCAGCGGCTCTAAAGAAAGTCACCGGCAAGGCCCGCCTGACCGATGACAATATCCGCGATACCCTGCGAGAAGTGCGAAAAGCACTACTCGAAGCAGATGTCGCCCTGCCAGTCGTCAAGGCCTTTGTGCAGCAGGTGCGCACCGCAGCGGTGGGACAGAAAGTGAGCAAGGCCCTGAACCCGGGTCAACAGTTCGTCAAGATTGTTCAGGATGAGTTGGTAAAGGTCATGGGTGCGGCTGCAGAACCTCTCAACCTGGCTGTCCAGCCCCCAGCAATTATTCTTATGGCCGGCCTGCAAGGGGCCGGTAAGACCACCAGTGTTGCCAAGCTGGCCAGGTTCCTGCAGGAGCGCGAGAAGAAGAAAGTGATGGTGGTCAGCGCCGATGTTTATCGCCCGGCGGCCATCAAACAATTGGAAACCCTCGCGAGTGAGGTGGGAGCTCAGTACCATCCGTCTACCCCGGAGCAAAAACCTCTGAATATTGCCAAAGGGGCGGTTGAAGCCGCGCGTAAACAGTTTGCCGATGTATTGATTGTGGATACGGCGGGACGCCTGCATATTGATGCCCAGCTGATGGATGAAATCCGCGAATTGCACGACACGCTGAGCCCAGCTGAAACGCTGTTTGTGATCGATGCCATGATCGGTCAGGATGCTGTGAATACCGCCAGTGCCTTTGATAAGGCCCTATCGCTCACCGGTGTCATCCTGACCAAGGCCGATGGTGATGCCCGTGGCGGCGCCGCGCTGTCTGTACGCCAGGTGACCGGTAAGCCCATTAAATTTATCGGTGTCGGGGAAAAGACCGATGCGCTGGAGACCTTCCACCCGGATCGCATTGCCTCCCGCATTCTCGGCATGGGGGATATCCTGTCTCTAATCGAAGAGGCGGAACAGAAGATTGATAAGGGCAAGGCTGAAAAGCTGGTCAAGAAGGTGCAGAAGGGTAAAGGCTTCGACTTAGAAGACCTGCGCGACCAGCTGCAGCAGATGCAAAATATGGGTGGCTTTGGCTCCCTGCTGGAAAAGATGCCAGGTATGGGCGGCTTGGCCCAGGCCGCTCAACAGGCGGATATGGGTAAAGAGTTCAGGCGTATGGATGCGCTCATCTCCTCCATGACCCCGGCTGAACGCCGCAATCCAGAACTCCTCAATGGTTCCCGCAAGCGCCGAATCGTTGCCGGATCCGGAACCCATCTGCAGGACCTGAACCGCCTGCTCAAGCAGCACAAGCAGATGGGCAAGATGATGAAGAAGCTCAAGGGTGGTGGCATGGGTAAAATGATGCGCGGCATGAGCGGCTTGCCCGGTATGGGTGGGGGCCTGCCTGGCGGTATGGGCGGTATGCCCGGTGGCTTGCCGCCTGGATTCAAGAAAAAGTAGCGCCTCGGGACGCTGGGCGCGATTAGATACAGCGCTATACAAATCCCCGGGGCTGCATTAGAATACGCCGCCTTTCAGCCGGGTGTGCTGCCGGCAAAGTTATTTCGGTGGCCGAAGCGTGCGGCCATCCAGTATTGAACCTACAGGAAAGTTACATGGTAACCATTCGCTTGGCTCGTGGCGGTGCTAAAAAGCGCCCGTTTTATCACCTGACTGTTACCGATAGCCGCAACGCTCGCGACGGCCGCTTTATAGAGCGTGTTGGCTTCTTCAACCCGGTTGCCCGTGGCCAGGAAGAGCGTCTGCGTATTGACCGTGAGCGCGTGGACTTCTGGCTGGGCCGAGGTGCCCAGGTTTCTGACCGTGTCAGCAAGCTGCTGAAAGAAGCCGCCTGATTTGCCCCTGTTGGTGCGCTTGTGACAGAGAAGGGGAATAATTTCACTGACCTGGTCACTGTTGGGCGCATAACCACCGCTTATGGCGTGCGCGGTTGGGTAAAGGTACACTCCTATACAGAACCGATGGACAATATCCTGCAGTTCCCCAATTGGAGGTTGCGGGGGCCAAAAGGCTGGGAGACCTGTCAAATAGATGCTGGCAGGCACCACGGTAAGGGCCTGGTCGTACATATCAAAGGGATAGACAGTCGCGATGAGGCGACACAGTTTTGCCAGTGCGACATAGCGGTTGTGCGTGATTTAATGCCCGTACTTGAACCGGGTGAGTACTACTGGCACCAGCTTGAAGGGTTGCGGGTAGTCAGCCACTTTCAGGGTGAGGTGTATGATTTTGGTAATGTCGCGCATATGATGCAAACAGGTGCCAATGATGTCTTGGTGGTGCGTGGTGGTGCGGACAGGCGCGAGCGTTTGATCCCCTATCTGCCGGGCCAGTTTGTTCTCGAGATAGATCTGCAGGCCGGTGTGATTACTGTCGATTGGGACCCCGCTTTCTAAGGGTTGGAGCGATGTTGAAGAAAATCGCTCTTGTAAGCATTTTTCCGGAAATGTTTGCCGCACTGACTGATTATGGTGTCAGCGGGCGGGCTGTGAAATCGGGCCTGCTGGAGGTGCGTTGCTGGAATCCCCGCGAGTTCACCAGTGACAGGCACTGTAGCGTGGATGACCGGCCCTATGGCGGTGGTCCGGGAATGGTGATGTTGGCGGAACCCCTTTACCAGGCCCTGGAGGCTGCACGTGCCTGGGCCGGAGCGGAGGGTGAGCCTGTAAGGAGTATCTATCTGTCTCCGCAGGGGCAGCAACTGGGCCAGCGTAACATCGAAGCGTTTTCGGTTGCCGGAAATCTGGTATTGCTGGCAGGGCGCTATGAAGGGGTGGATGAGCGTATCATAGAGTCCTCGATCGACGAGGAATGGTCTATTGGTGACTATGTCCTCAGTGGTGGTGAGTTGGCTGCTATGGTCATGATGGATGCAATCATCCGTCTGATACCTGGAGCTCTCGGGCACAATCAATCGGTGACTGAAGATTCTTTTTCCGCAGGCTTGCTGGATTGTCCCCACTATACCCGGCCTGAGGAGTACCGTGGGAAAATGGTCCCCGAAGTGTTACTTTCGGGCAACCATGAAAAAATTCGCCGCTGGCGTCTCAAGCAGGCTCTGGCGCGCACGCAACAACGCCGACCCGATCTTCTGGAGGGATTGGAGCTGAGTGAAGAACAGGAGCAATTGCTGGCAGAAATCCGGCGGGAGCGAAATTCCTGAAAACTTGATGCCGGATTCGCCGGGAGGCGCAAGTAATTCGGTAAACTAGCTGAGAAGCTACACAAACTCTGTTTGGGAGCAATCCAAATGACCAACAAACTTATCCAGCAATTGGAGCAAGAACAGCTAAAGAGCGAGGTACCTTCCTTCGCACCCGGCGATACTGTAATTGTTCAGGTAAAAGTAAAAGAAGGTAATCGCGAGCGCCTGCAGGCGTTTGAAGGAGTGGTAATCGGTAAGCGTAATCGCGGCCTCAACTCCTCCTTCACTGTGCGTAAAATTTCCCATGGTGTTGGAGTAGAGCGTACTTTCCAGACCCACAGTCCACTGGTCGACAGTATCAAGGTAAAGCGCCGTGGTGATGTGCGCCAAGCCAAACTGTATTACCTGCGTAGTCTGACTGGTAAGGCAGCGCGGATTAAAGAAAAGCTCAATTAAGCACTTTTGACAACACAATAGTGAGCCGGGGTGTCTCGCTCCGGCTGTATTCCCGTCATGTGAAGCCGTCTGGTTAAGCCCTTTCCAGTGACATACTCTGTCTATCCTGTTGCGGTAATGCGCAGAATGACACCCTCTCGAATTCCAATAGCCCGATATGTGCAGAGAGCAACTGATGGGGGCCACTGGCATGCACACTCTTGCGTTTTGCTGCGCCAGTA comes from the Microbulbifer sp. MI-G genome and includes:
- the rnhB gene encoding ribonuclease HII translates to MCPQKVLPPYICTYQGVLLAGVDEVGRGPLAGDVVAAAVILDPAYPIEGLADSKKLSEKKRKLLFDQICTRALDYSIARATVQEIDRINILQASLLAMRRAVEQLSVQPEYVLVDGNKKPDWTYPCDTVVKGDDRVAAIAAASILAKVTRDRELVELDKQYPGYGLARHKGYPTKMHLQALQQLGPSPVHRASFAPVKQLLMDLV
- a CDS encoding HlyC/CorC family transporter, translating into MNEIHPGLLFSLLALLVVISAFFSSSETSMMALNRYRLRHQAKSGHRGAKRAMELLVRPDKLIGVILIGNNLVNILASVIAGAVFTKLYGDAGVFYATAALTIVILIFAEVTPKTIAALYPEKVAFPASLILQPLLWLLTPLVLLVSSISNGLARLVGVETTVGGESEHLAPEELRTVVFESGALLPSKHKGMLLNVLDLDQATVEDIMIPRNEVMGVDLEHTAEQILQQLAESSYTRLPVFTGDINQVVGILHLRRAAQILRDGPQNFSVARLKSFTDDPYFVPEATPLPTLLMNFQKTKRRMGLVVDEYGEVMGIVTLEDLLEEIVGDFTASPVPSDDQEIIATEDGWYRIAGGTSMRDINRTLGWHLPTDGPKTFNGLAMEYLESIPDGNISFFIQNYLVEIEEVSNTMITRARVKKISS
- a CDS encoding cytochrome C assembly family protein, with amino-acid sequence MAAYAHWTAIALYLATTAVAATALARKRQPDNRLLLTLLAAALTAHGISLVHTLFSPLGYRFDLLAMLSLVTWVVNLLLLVLAARRPLTLLILIFAPIGAITEFAASHTWGTATLHGQLSAGIAVHALLSISAYSLLTLATLQAISLYYMNQQLHKHRPVGAARLLPPLQSMESLLFGLITFGQLLLTASLVTGFVFVGNLFEQGPMHKTVLSIVAWILYSILLWGHWQRGWRGNTAVRWTLSAFAALMLAYFGSKLVLEVILQRG
- the ffh gene encoding signal recognition particle protein, with the protein product MFDNLSDRLSAALKKVTGKARLTDDNIRDTLREVRKALLEADVALPVVKAFVQQVRTAAVGQKVSKALNPGQQFVKIVQDELVKVMGAAAEPLNLAVQPPAIILMAGLQGAGKTTSVAKLARFLQEREKKKVMVVSADVYRPAAIKQLETLASEVGAQYHPSTPEQKPLNIAKGAVEAARKQFADVLIVDTAGRLHIDAQLMDEIRELHDTLSPAETLFVIDAMIGQDAVNTASAFDKALSLTGVILTKADGDARGGAALSVRQVTGKPIKFIGVGEKTDALETFHPDRIASRILGMGDILSLIEEAEQKIDKGKAEKLVKKVQKGKGFDLEDLRDQLQQMQNMGGFGSLLEKMPGMGGLAQAAQQADMGKEFRRMDALISSMTPAERRNPELLNGSRKRRIVAGSGTHLQDLNRLLKQHKQMGKMMKKLKGGGMGKMMRGMSGLPGMGGGLPGGMGGMPGGLPPGFKKK
- the rpsP gene encoding 30S ribosomal protein S16, giving the protein MVTIRLARGGAKKRPFYHLTVTDSRNARDGRFIERVGFFNPVARGQEERLRIDRERVDFWLGRGAQVSDRVSKLLKEAA
- the rimM gene encoding ribosome maturation factor RimM (Essential for efficient processing of 16S rRNA), encoding MTEKGNNFTDLVTVGRITTAYGVRGWVKVHSYTEPMDNILQFPNWRLRGPKGWETCQIDAGRHHGKGLVVHIKGIDSRDEATQFCQCDIAVVRDLMPVLEPGEYYWHQLEGLRVVSHFQGEVYDFGNVAHMMQTGANDVLVVRGGADRRERLIPYLPGQFVLEIDLQAGVITVDWDPAF
- the trmD gene encoding tRNA (guanosine(37)-N1)-methyltransferase TrmD, whose translation is MLKKIALVSIFPEMFAALTDYGVSGRAVKSGLLEVRCWNPREFTSDRHCSVDDRPYGGGPGMVMLAEPLYQALEAARAWAGAEGEPVRSIYLSPQGQQLGQRNIEAFSVAGNLVLLAGRYEGVDERIIESSIDEEWSIGDYVLSGGELAAMVMMDAIIRLIPGALGHNQSVTEDSFSAGLLDCPHYTRPEEYRGKMVPEVLLSGNHEKIRRWRLKQALARTQQRRPDLLEGLELSEEQEQLLAEIRRERNS
- the rplS gene encoding 50S ribosomal protein L19, producing MTNKLIQQLEQEQLKSEVPSFAPGDTVIVQVKVKEGNRERLQAFEGVVIGKRNRGLNSSFTVRKISHGVGVERTFQTHSPLVDSIKVKRRGDVRQAKLYYLRSLTGKAARIKEKLN